A stretch of Kyrpidia spormannii DNA encodes these proteins:
- the istA gene encoding IS21 family transposase — MISIEDWTAIRALHARGVSIKAIARQLGISRNTVRRALRGDDPPKYVRKKPSARATDPFLEHIRQMYVEKQLIGTRIYAELQKMGYQGSLSAVHRCLQRLKKEQPHTEVRVQRMETAPGEQAQFDWSEYSVKIGGKEVKVYAYRYILSYSRMRYTHFALNQTLETVLEALECGIRHFGGVPERVLIDNAGQMVVDHRPDGAVRYHPEFLKVMGLYRMDPYACAPYRAQTKGKVERAFYMLEQHFLKGTEFKDFEDLITQGKSFDESENQRVHRRLGQTPLERFEADRAALRPLPERRYVDSVRVLRRVSRDGYISVDHVEYSVPPSYLGREVWVTQPRGAYVEMYGPDGTFLCRHVKSRDTGSIHTLPEHQAPHRERVSVRQRFCEVFPSGAAFYQGLTRRYAHNARYHAARILDMRSTYSDESIEMALKEALAYGATDEKVVLKLLANYPTKPAASSRNVEVQALSRRADTIRPLSYYSQLLH; from the coding sequence TTGATCTCTATCGAGGATTGGACTGCGATTCGAGCACTCCATGCCCGCGGTGTCAGTATTAAGGCGATTGCGCGGCAACTGGGAATTTCGCGCAACACTGTGCGTCGTGCCTTGCGGGGAGACGATCCACCCAAGTATGTGCGAAAGAAGCCGTCGGCTCGGGCAACAGACCCATTCCTGGAGCACATTCGACAGATGTACGTGGAAAAACAATTGATCGGAACACGAATCTATGCGGAGTTGCAGAAGATGGGGTACCAAGGTTCACTTTCTGCGGTTCACCGGTGTCTGCAGCGGCTGAAGAAAGAACAGCCGCACACCGAAGTGCGGGTTCAGCGGATGGAGACGGCTCCAGGTGAACAAGCCCAGTTCGACTGGTCGGAGTACTCAGTAAAGATAGGAGGCAAGGAGGTCAAGGTATACGCGTACCGTTACATTCTCAGTTATAGTCGAATGCGATACACGCACTTTGCGCTGAATCAAACGCTGGAGACGGTCCTGGAAGCTCTGGAGTGCGGGATTCGCCACTTTGGCGGTGTGCCTGAGAGGGTGCTGATCGACAATGCCGGTCAAATGGTCGTGGATCATCGGCCGGATGGAGCTGTACGGTACCACCCGGAATTTCTCAAGGTCATGGGACTGTACCGGATGGACCCGTATGCATGCGCCCCGTACCGCGCCCAAACGAAGGGGAAAGTGGAACGGGCCTTCTATATGCTGGAACAGCATTTCCTCAAAGGGACGGAGTTCAAAGACTTTGAGGACCTCATTACCCAAGGGAAGTCCTTTGACGAATCGGAGAATCAGCGGGTGCACCGCCGGTTGGGACAAACCCCGTTGGAGCGGTTTGAGGCGGACCGGGCGGCTTTACGGCCCCTCCCCGAGCGCAGGTATGTCGACAGTGTGCGCGTCTTGCGCCGCGTCAGCAGAGACGGATACATCTCCGTCGATCACGTGGAATACTCGGTCCCGCCCTCCTACCTCGGCCGGGAGGTGTGGGTGACGCAACCCAGGGGGGCATATGTCGAGATGTACGGCCCAGACGGCACCTTCTTGTGTCGGCACGTCAAATCGAGAGACACCGGCTCGATCCACACGCTGCCCGAACACCAGGCGCCTCACCGGGAGCGTGTCTCGGTTCGTCAGCGATTCTGCGAGGTGTTTCCCAGCGGTGCGGCATTCTACCAAGGGCTCACCCGTCGGTATGCCCACAACGCTCGGTACCATGCCGCCCGCATCCTGGACATGCGCAGCACCTATAGCGACGAGTCTATTGAAATGGCCCTGAAGGAGGCCTTGGCTTACGGAGCCACGGACGAGAAGGTCGTGTTGAAACTGCTGGCCAACTACCCGACAAAACCGGCCGCCTCTTCGAGAAACGTCGAGGTCCAGGCGTTATCTCGGCGCGCCGACACCATTCGCCCGTTGTCCTACTACAGTCAACTGTTGCATTAA
- the istB gene encoding IS21-like element helper ATPase IstB — protein MTEDAMETLKQHLKTLQLPYMREVVEREIENAVKMKLTYQAFLTRLVEAEVLQKTNRSIATKIHLARFPRICTLEEFDFSFQPSLHAAEIRELGELGFIHRKENVIFLGPPGVGKTHLAIALGVKACTARLRVAFFTASELADLLYASLADRSTPQKLASLSRYHLLIIDELGYMPMDKQRANLFFQLVSKRYETGSIILTTNMPFDEWDKVFGDTIASAAIIDRLVHHSHIFHIQGHSYRMKDKLKADASA, from the coding sequence GTGACCGAAGATGCGATGGAGACCCTGAAACAACATCTCAAAACGCTCCAACTGCCGTATATGCGGGAGGTGGTGGAACGGGAAATTGAGAACGCGGTGAAAATGAAGCTGACTTACCAAGCTTTTCTCACGCGGCTCGTGGAAGCGGAAGTGTTGCAGAAGACCAACCGGTCCATTGCCACGAAGATTCATCTGGCGCGATTCCCGCGGATCTGTACATTGGAGGAGTTCGATTTCTCGTTTCAACCTTCGCTCCATGCCGCGGAGATTCGGGAATTGGGAGAACTCGGCTTTATCCACCGAAAAGAAAACGTTATTTTCCTAGGTCCTCCAGGGGTTGGAAAAACGCACTTAGCGATTGCCCTTGGGGTCAAAGCGTGCACGGCCAGACTCCGGGTCGCGTTTTTCACCGCCTCTGAACTGGCGGATCTCTTGTATGCCAGTTTAGCGGATCGTTCCACGCCCCAAAAGCTGGCGTCGCTGAGCCGCTACCACCTGCTGATCATCGACGAGTTGGGCTACATGCCCATGGACAAGCAACGGGCGAACCTCTTTTTCCAGCTCGTCAGCAAGCGCTATGAGACGGGATCAATCATCCTGACGACCAACATGCCTTTTGACGAGTGGGACAAGGTGTTTGGCGATACAATTGCTTCTGCCGCCATCATTGATCGTCTGGTGCATCACAGTCACATTTTTCACATTCAGGGTCACAGTTACCGGATGAAGGACAAGCTCAAGGCCGATGCCTCCGCCTAA
- the cas2 gene encoding CRISPR-associated endonuclease Cas2 codes for MFVILVYDVAQKRVAKVLKKCREYLTWVQNSVLEGEITKANLYRLKRELKQIIEEDEDSVIIYILRTTTYSERQIMGVEKGKFDQIL; via the coding sequence GTGTTCGTGATCCTGGTGTACGATGTAGCGCAGAAGCGGGTGGCGAAAGTGTTGAAAAAGTGCCGGGAGTATCTGACATGGGTGCAAAATTCGGTGCTGGAGGGGGAGATTACGAAGGCGAATTTGTACAGGCTGAAAAGGGAGTTGAAGCAAATCATTGAGGAGGACGAGGATTCGGTGATTATTTATATTTTGAGAACGACAACCTACTCGGAAAGGCAGATTATGGGGGTTGAGAAAGGGAAGTTTGATCAGATTTTGTGA
- the cas1b gene encoding type I-B CRISPR-associated endonuclease Cas1b → MGTSVYLFSGGQLRRKDNTLVFESPDGTKYLPVENIQEIYLFGEVDLTKSLLEFCSQKEILLHIFNSEYEYYMGTFYPREHLNAGHVTVKQVEYYLDPQRRLDLARRFVEGAARNMLQVLKYYRNRGKKVEGHLERIQELEGKIPETAEVPALMALEGNIREQYYRAFDAIVLQEDFQFDRRTRRPPENHLNTLISFGNSLLYSAVLRETYKTHLDPRIGYLHTSNYRRFSLNLDVAEIFKPILVDRLIFTVLGKKMITRRDFDAKLEGIYLKESGRKVFVSEWERRLGTTIRHRSIGREVSYRRLIRLELYKVEKHVVEGEEYRPFVAQW, encoded by the coding sequence GTGGGGACAAGCGTATACCTGTTTTCCGGCGGGCAATTGCGACGAAAGGACAACACGCTGGTGTTTGAGAGCCCGGACGGAACGAAGTACCTTCCCGTGGAGAATATTCAAGAGATTTATTTGTTCGGAGAGGTGGACCTGACCAAAAGTCTTTTGGAATTCTGCTCCCAGAAAGAGATCCTCCTTCACATTTTTAATTCGGAGTATGAATATTACATGGGAACGTTTTATCCCCGTGAGCATTTGAACGCAGGGCATGTGACGGTGAAACAGGTGGAGTATTATCTGGATCCGCAGCGTCGCCTGGATTTGGCCCGGCGGTTCGTGGAGGGCGCGGCCCGCAATATGCTGCAGGTGTTAAAATATTACCGCAACCGGGGCAAAAAGGTGGAGGGCCACCTGGAGCGCATCCAGGAGTTGGAGGGGAAAATCCCTGAGACGGCGGAGGTTCCGGCCCTGATGGCTTTGGAGGGCAATATCCGGGAGCAGTATTACCGCGCATTCGATGCCATCGTGTTACAGGAAGATTTTCAATTTGATCGCCGGACCCGGCGGCCGCCGGAAAATCATCTGAACACGTTGATCAGTTTTGGGAATTCTCTGTTGTATTCCGCGGTTTTGCGGGAGACGTACAAGACCCATTTGGATCCGAGGATTGGATATTTGCACACGTCAAATTATCGCCGGTTCAGTCTGAATCTGGATGTGGCGGAGATCTTTAAGCCGATTTTGGTGGACCGGCTCATCTTTACCGTGCTCGGAAAGAAAATGATTACCCGACGGGATTTTGATGCGAAGTTGGAAGGAATTTATTTGAAAGAAAGCGGGCGCAAAGTGTTCGTGTCCGAGTGGGAGCGGCGTCTCGGGACCACGATCCGTCATCGGAGTATTGGGCGAGAGGTATCCTATCGCCGCCTGATTCGCCTGGAGCTCTACAAAGTGGAAAAACACGTGGTGGAAGGGGAGGAGTATCGGCCGTTCGTGGCCCAGTGGTAG
- the cas4 gene encoding CRISPR-associated protein Cas4, giving the protein MEDEIRINGTLVWYYTFCPREAWLMSRQMTPDEDDENVVIGRFLHENRQPRGRKEVEVGHSKLDVVRRDSGTLVVTEVKKSRHSLKGARMQVLFYLIELRKRGIEAEGELVVPEERKVERVVLTQEDRVKIEQTVEELRALLRRATPPPPKRIPACKRCAYGEYCWA; this is encoded by the coding sequence ATGGAGGATGAAATTCGGATTAATGGGACGTTGGTGTGGTATTACACGTTCTGCCCCCGGGAAGCGTGGCTCATGTCTCGTCAAATGACCCCGGATGAGGACGATGAGAACGTGGTGATCGGCCGATTCTTGCACGAGAACCGGCAACCCAGAGGGCGCAAGGAGGTTGAGGTAGGTCATTCGAAGTTGGACGTGGTGCGCCGGGACTCGGGAACGCTGGTGGTTACCGAGGTGAAAAAAAGCAGGCACTCGCTAAAGGGCGCCCGGATGCAAGTGTTGTTTTATCTCATAGAGTTGAGAAAACGGGGGATCGAGGCCGAGGGGGAACTGGTGGTTCCGGAGGAGCGGAAAGTCGAACGGGTGGTGCTCACCCAAGAGGACAGGGTGAAGATCGAACAGACGGTGGAAGAGCTTCGGGCGTTGTTGCGCCGGGCGACGCCGCCACCGCCGAAACGAATCCCTGCGTGCAAAAGGTGCGCGTATGGGGAATATTGCTGGGCGTGA
- the cas3 gene encoding CRISPR-associated helicase Cas3', giving the protein MVRPFGECVARPAEGERQFPLPRHLETVASGVGNFQGQPAERLDYLAGWMHDIGKSNEKWQWYIESPRSRKGPPHSVYGAILYVYYAERLLNIWKMPRREKTELRRRVQWWCRDLLDHHGRLGDIEETEVPWRSFPPQWEHFDLPGIHDAVSRLFPEVAGAAPTVGSLKAWHKGFVDTWAKWYMDWTGQAVLAEYEEAEAPVSCLRLSTASLIRADRFDAAQIEPRRLQREELEGALAHLEKFLEDKGRQSAGSTPAGGGLTGVTALRQRVHQQAVERYRQNPKGDLYVLKLPTGLGKTLTALRVALEIAGDRGKERIVYVAPYLTILSQAAGEIAKASGLEVMEHHSLSMTEDREWDDKAILLLESWQSPVVATTFNQMFRAFFAQRAQETLRLAGLANSVVIVDEPQIVDDSVWQPFLAMIQGAAREMNATFLFVTATLPPLRPGLKESPIPLAPADIRYPDRYRARVVVEPWDEKQLADHLVGRERDTRHLAVILNTIGDAARVYQELSERLKDAGPADSEPRILHLHGLMTPLHKRLRIEEMKECLGAGQRLWAVTTQIIEAGVDVSFQKVYRARPIYSSVIQAAGRVNRHGSEGELGEIVVFSFLRGGEQDSRVWVYRDAIVREETDRSLGKAAEWMEHELYEEVDQYFSRCSARTNSAAKMQALAQAAQGRWSAVSGWSPFEEDPRRVSIFVPWGEEYLERPIGLDIRRRMNEFGIRGVREIYERYLDRVWMGGLSFVARKRFMALMQQFIVSLPPKMALKVAANLADDVEIKLAADTPKYQEDRGYADLAAGWVEDCIL; this is encoded by the coding sequence GTGGTAAGACCATTTGGTGAATGTGTGGCGCGTCCTGCGGAGGGGGAACGTCAATTTCCCCTGCCCCGGCACTTGGAAACGGTGGCATCAGGGGTGGGGAACTTCCAGGGTCAGCCCGCCGAGCGTCTGGATTACCTGGCGGGTTGGATGCACGACATTGGCAAGTCAAACGAAAAATGGCAGTGGTACATTGAGTCGCCGCGGTCCCGGAAGGGGCCGCCGCACTCGGTATACGGCGCCATTTTGTATGTCTATTATGCCGAACGGTTGCTGAATATCTGGAAAATGCCCAGGAGGGAAAAGACTGAACTGCGGAGGAGGGTGCAGTGGTGGTGCCGGGATCTTCTCGATCACCACGGGCGGCTCGGCGATATCGAGGAAACGGAAGTGCCCTGGAGAAGCTTTCCGCCGCAATGGGAACACTTTGATCTCCCGGGTATTCACGACGCGGTCAGTCGGCTGTTTCCGGAGGTTGCGGGGGCCGCTCCTACTGTGGGGTCGTTGAAGGCCTGGCACAAGGGGTTTGTTGACACCTGGGCCAAATGGTATATGGATTGGACGGGTCAGGCAGTGTTAGCGGAGTACGAAGAGGCGGAGGCGCCGGTTTCTTGTCTTCGCCTCTCTACCGCCTCCCTGATTCGCGCGGATCGATTCGACGCGGCCCAGATCGAGCCCCGGCGGCTTCAGCGCGAAGAGCTGGAGGGTGCCTTGGCGCATTTGGAAAAATTTCTCGAAGATAAAGGCCGACAGTCGGCGGGATCCACGCCAGCGGGAGGCGGGCTCACCGGCGTGACGGCCCTTCGCCAACGGGTGCACCAGCAAGCGGTGGAGCGATACCGCCAAAACCCCAAAGGGGACTTGTATGTCTTGAAGCTTCCCACGGGTTTGGGGAAGACCCTCACGGCTCTGCGGGTGGCGTTGGAGATCGCCGGGGACCGGGGGAAAGAAAGGATTGTCTATGTGGCTCCTTATCTGACGATTTTGTCCCAAGCTGCGGGAGAGATCGCCAAGGCCTCTGGGCTGGAAGTAATGGAGCACCATTCTCTGTCAATGACTGAGGACCGTGAATGGGATGACAAAGCGATTCTCTTGCTGGAATCTTGGCAGTCCCCGGTGGTGGCGACGACGTTTAACCAAATGTTTCGGGCTTTTTTTGCGCAGCGTGCCCAAGAAACCCTCCGGCTGGCCGGTCTTGCGAATTCCGTAGTGATTGTCGACGAGCCACAAATCGTCGATGACTCCGTCTGGCAACCTTTTCTCGCCATGATCCAGGGCGCCGCCCGGGAGATGAATGCGACGTTTCTCTTTGTGACGGCCACCCTTCCGCCGCTCCGGCCGGGGCTGAAGGAGTCCCCGATTCCCCTGGCACCCGCCGACATCCGTTATCCGGACCGATACCGTGCCCGGGTCGTGGTTGAGCCGTGGGACGAGAAGCAGCTAGCCGATCATCTGGTCGGACGTGAGAGAGACACGCGGCATCTGGCCGTGATTTTGAACACCATTGGGGATGCGGCGAGGGTTTATCAAGAGCTGTCTGAAAGGCTGAAGGATGCGGGACCCGCCGATTCGGAGCCCCGAATTTTGCATCTTCACGGCTTGATGACGCCCTTGCACAAGCGGCTGCGGATTGAAGAGATGAAAGAGTGTTTGGGGGCGGGGCAGCGGTTATGGGCGGTGACCACCCAGATTATCGAGGCCGGTGTGGATGTGAGTTTTCAGAAAGTCTACCGGGCGCGGCCGATCTACTCCTCGGTGATTCAGGCGGCGGGACGGGTCAATCGGCACGGGAGCGAGGGGGAGCTTGGGGAGATCGTGGTCTTTTCGTTTTTGCGAGGCGGGGAACAGGATTCCCGGGTTTGGGTTTATCGGGACGCCATTGTCCGTGAGGAGACGGACCGCAGTTTGGGCAAGGCGGCCGAGTGGATGGAGCACGAACTGTATGAAGAGGTTGATCAGTATTTTTCCCGGTGTTCGGCCCGCACGAATAGTGCCGCGAAGATGCAGGCTTTGGCCCAGGCGGCCCAGGGGCGGTGGAGCGCCGTGAGCGGCTGGTCGCCCTTCGAAGAAGATCCGCGGCGGGTATCGATTTTTGTTCCTTGGGGAGAGGAGTATCTCGAGCGCCCGATCGGCCTGGACATCCGGCGGCGGATGAACGAGTTCGGGATTCGCGGAGTTCGAGAGATTTATGAACGGTATTTGGATCGGGTGTGGATGGGGGGCCTGTCCTTTGTGGCCCGAAAGCGGTTCATGGCGCTGATGCAGCAGTTCATTGTCTCATTGCCTCCGAAAATGGCGCTGAAGGTGGCGGCAAACCTGGCGGATGACGTGGAGATCAAATTAGCGGCTGACACACCGAAGTATCAAGAGGATCGCGGGTACGCCGATTTGGCCGCGGGGTGGGTGGAGGATTGTATTTTATAA
- the cas5 gene encoding CRISPR-associated protein Cas5, producing the protein MQLLVFDLRGTLAHFRRPDTTATHASYPVITRTALRGLLGSILGLAEFSGESWAGIQLLAPVRTVLQELSLLGKGFLTSGPAMNRPTSIELVVNPAYRIYYHGDYQEELMARIREGRSHYHTYLGSAFALTFPRFVGSWEVPEVELTPGMTYRCRTVLPTHVVQGLVMPPGDSKLQVGRIGGVHYHYLGGRRFRGAVHLVYEVQGQPISFVPTASPAEPKVRFAQLGDEVVCLW; encoded by the coding sequence ATGCAACTGCTGGTGTTCGACCTGAGGGGCACCCTGGCTCATTTTCGACGACCGGATACTACAGCCACTCATGCGTCGTATCCGGTGATTACGCGCACAGCTCTGCGGGGACTGTTGGGCTCGATTCTGGGATTAGCGGAGTTTAGCGGTGAATCTTGGGCGGGAATCCAACTGCTGGCCCCGGTGCGCACCGTCCTTCAGGAACTGTCTCTTCTGGGGAAAGGATTTTTGACGAGCGGGCCGGCGATGAATCGTCCCACTTCGATTGAATTGGTGGTCAATCCCGCTTATCGCATTTATTATCACGGAGATTACCAAGAGGAGTTAATGGCGCGGATCCGGGAGGGGAGAAGCCATTATCACACATATCTGGGGAGTGCTTTTGCCCTGACATTTCCCCGGTTCGTGGGGTCTTGGGAGGTCCCGGAGGTGGAGTTGACGCCGGGGATGACCTATCGCTGTCGAACGGTCCTGCCGACCCATGTGGTTCAGGGATTGGTGATGCCCCCGGGGGATTCGAAGCTGCAAGTGGGGCGTATCGGAGGGGTTCATTACCATTACCTGGGCGGTCGGCGGTTCCGGGGCGCGGTTCACTTGGTGTATGAAGTGCAGGGGCAACCGATTTCCTTTGTCCCGACGGCCTCCCCGGCGGAACCGAAAGTCCGGTTCGCGCAACTTGGGGACGAGGTGGTATGCCTGTGGTAA
- a CDS encoding CRISPR-associated protein, translating into MSDLRSGEIIFVKSVKDGIPNRDPLNESDARRLFSEEDGRISLSDVSIKRDVRDYVLARYPDGGGERNNFVFVREERTEDGKLLGRGSLAKKIQERSGRTGDTEEILKESAFDVRVFGAVFSVGGSSFHLTGPVQFGWAHSLHPVETRYVQGTVVMPSKDINEKASNRSGESEESAGKQQGTIWTTYTLPFAVFVMPGIVNASIARQTGMKEEDMDLLLEALWKGTQYRQARGRGIQQPLFLAHVEYTDPFFRIGYLEESVRLLPEREVWLSGERPSSVAEISLNVQELGQVLRNHQDRVARVRWWVHPSLNIKGELPGEKQPVW; encoded by the coding sequence ATGTCCGATCTTCGCAGTGGAGAAATCATTTTCGTCAAGAGTGTGAAAGACGGGATTCCCAACCGGGATCCGTTAAATGAGAGTGATGCCCGGCGGCTGTTCAGTGAAGAGGACGGGCGGATCTCCCTGTCTGACGTTAGTATCAAACGGGATGTACGGGACTACGTCCTGGCGCGATACCCCGACGGCGGTGGGGAAAGGAACAATTTCGTGTTTGTTCGGGAGGAACGGACCGAAGACGGTAAGTTGCTCGGGCGAGGAAGTTTAGCGAAAAAGATCCAAGAGCGGTCGGGCCGTACGGGAGACACGGAGGAGATTTTAAAAGAAAGTGCGTTTGATGTGCGGGTGTTTGGGGCCGTCTTCAGTGTGGGGGGATCCTCCTTTCATCTCACCGGCCCGGTGCAGTTCGGTTGGGCTCATTCGCTTCATCCCGTAGAAACGCGGTATGTCCAGGGCACGGTGGTAATGCCGAGCAAAGACATTAACGAGAAAGCGAGTAATCGGAGCGGAGAATCCGAGGAGAGCGCGGGGAAGCAACAGGGGACGATTTGGACCACGTACACCCTTCCCTTTGCCGTCTTTGTGATGCCCGGTATCGTCAATGCGTCGATTGCCCGGCAGACGGGGATGAAGGAAGAGGATATGGATCTGTTGCTTGAGGCGCTGTGGAAGGGGACGCAGTATCGCCAGGCCCGGGGCCGGGGGATCCAGCAGCCGCTGTTTCTGGCCCACGTGGAGTACACTGATCCGTTTTTCCGAATCGGCTATCTTGAGGAAAGTGTGCGGTTGTTGCCGGAAAGAGAGGTTTGGCTATCCGGGGAGCGGCCGAGCTCGGTGGCAGAGATCTCCCTGAACGTGCAAGAGTTGGGTCAGGTCCTCCGGAATCACCAGGACCGGGTGGCCCGGGTAAGGTGGTGGGTCCATCCGTCGTTGAACATTAAGGGAGAGTTGCCCGGGGAGAAACAGCCGGTGTGGTGA
- a CDS encoding TM1802 family CRISPR-associated protein, whose protein sequence is MLIESLIRLGKPFVSGGLAPAMILDQVSDIREQNAKTFLSHVVIVEADPETKAVAVEWVRWVQVHIEREGKKTKEITYPDYEHARTAPFVVPAGGAPTNAQGRYGIPTYIFYEKHVDAFRKDSVEVENFLRNRLKRTKDGDFLVPLVDELSQRIHEFFKATEFPAKEKAIGLLVLAIMDGRGTYRYEPQGYAPRTGWEGILTPSFLDPNRVIVADLERTVDRFWESKIAEGEEKGRLSGDDAVCAFCGATGEVISAYSKAWNWFTTTWVGPLATELPQDRLVEGVALCPDCYKALTYGSRVFDRLTRPMPLSLAREIFAPASSPSGIKQQRMRNAADIPTVYGGVLPLPVLDEWLVDPDERKAFIQKMSKMMGQDQAVFESSRDLHLKTLTGLEMWLPDVDESQEYRLMILYYSGDPSRADIHLRAVIEDVIPSMAKSVNDLVREVYEESEPLRERLLGPDLVDRMKEFFLSLPGLLTKAYGPAHVWMTLASVLHGRPLSRRRFVELAAARLRELTSQYTQKLFDIRQEVLFDLVFSDFLQRYSAKLAAKGAEVPMRPWPEMLELLKGSVDHPPVWKDVEELGFASGYLLREFGKRYFLKANKDYLESRVITFGNQVTPEVILKYGLMNLRTHAARHHISVWDLEKLLGSLMAGFLEHKEGLRRDSDAFLAAFWAGYCLNRPDKKTAGDEDDEVSEEGKTAM, encoded by the coding sequence ATGTTGATCGAGAGCCTCATTCGGCTGGGTAAACCCTTTGTCAGCGGCGGACTGGCGCCGGCGATGATTTTGGATCAAGTGTCCGATATTCGAGAGCAGAACGCTAAGACCTTCTTGTCCCACGTGGTGATCGTCGAAGCTGATCCGGAGACTAAGGCCGTTGCCGTGGAGTGGGTTCGGTGGGTTCAGGTCCATATCGAGCGAGAGGGGAAAAAGACGAAGGAGATCACGTATCCGGATTATGAGCACGCCCGGACCGCCCCTTTCGTTGTGCCTGCCGGGGGGGCTCCCACGAATGCCCAGGGCCGTTATGGGATTCCTACATATATTTTCTACGAAAAGCATGTGGACGCCTTTCGGAAGGATTCCGTGGAAGTGGAAAATTTTCTTCGGAACAGGCTGAAACGAACCAAGGACGGGGATTTCCTGGTTCCCTTGGTGGATGAGCTTTCTCAGCGGATCCACGAATTCTTCAAGGCCACGGAATTTCCGGCCAAAGAGAAAGCGATCGGGCTGTTGGTATTGGCCATCATGGACGGCCGCGGCACTTACCGGTACGAACCTCAAGGTTATGCGCCACGAACGGGTTGGGAAGGGATCTTGACCCCGAGCTTCCTCGACCCGAACCGGGTGATCGTGGCGGATCTGGAGCGCACGGTGGACCGCTTCTGGGAGTCGAAGATCGCCGAGGGGGAAGAAAAGGGACGGCTCTCCGGCGACGATGCCGTCTGCGCCTTTTGTGGCGCAACCGGGGAAGTGATTTCCGCTTATTCGAAAGCTTGGAACTGGTTCACCACCACCTGGGTGGGACCCTTGGCGACTGAGTTGCCTCAAGACCGGCTGGTGGAGGGGGTGGCGCTTTGTCCCGATTGCTACAAGGCGCTAACGTACGGAAGCCGGGTGTTCGATCGGCTCACCAGGCCCATGCCCTTGTCGCTGGCTCGGGAAATCTTCGCCCCTGCCAGTAGCCCGTCGGGTATAAAACAACAAAGGATGCGCAACGCGGCCGACATTCCCACCGTCTATGGGGGTGTCCTCCCTCTGCCGGTGCTGGACGAATGGCTGGTGGACCCCGACGAACGAAAAGCCTTTATCCAGAAAATGTCCAAAATGATGGGCCAGGACCAGGCCGTCTTTGAGTCGTCCAGGGACCTCCACCTCAAGACGTTGACTGGGTTGGAGATGTGGCTGCCGGATGTGGATGAATCCCAAGAGTATCGGCTCATGATTCTCTACTATTCCGGCGATCCCAGCCGGGCAGATATTCATCTTCGAGCGGTGATCGAAGACGTCATCCCGTCCATGGCCAAATCAGTAAACGATCTCGTCCGGGAGGTGTATGAAGAGAGCGAGCCTTTGCGCGAGCGGCTGCTGGGCCCCGACTTGGTGGACAGGATGAAAGAATTCTTTTTGTCACTTCCGGGCCTATTGACCAAGGCTTATGGGCCGGCTCACGTCTGGATGACCTTGGCCAGTGTGTTGCACGGCCGACCCCTCAGCCGGCGGCGGTTTGTGGAACTGGCGGCGGCGCGATTGCGGGAGTTGACCTCGCAGTATACACAAAAGCTGTTTGACATTCGGCAAGAAGTTCTGTTTGATCTGGTATTTTCGGATTTTCTCCAACGCTACTCGGCGAAACTGGCTGCGAAAGGAGCGGAAGTACCCATGCGTCCATGGCCGGAAATGTTGGAACTTCTAAAGGGCTCTGTCGACCACCCGCCGGTTTGGAAAGATGTTGAGGAACTGGGCTTTGCAAGTGGATATTTGCTGCGGGAGTTTGGCAAACGTTACTTTTTAAAGGCAAATAAGGATTACTTAGAGAGCCGGGTTATCACTTTTGGAAATCAGGTGACGCCCGAGGTGATTCTCAAATACGGACTTATGAATCTGAGAACCCACGCGGCCAGGCACCACATCAGCGTGTGGGATTTGGAAAAGCTGCTGGGCTCCTTGATGGCTGGATTTCTGGAACACAAGGAGGGCTTGCGCAGGGACTCCGATGCTTTTCTGGCCGCATTTTGGGCGGGATACTGCCTGAATCGCCCGGATAAGAAGACTGCAGGAGACGAGGATGACGAGGTTTCTGAAGAAGGCAAGACGGCGATGTGA